In Primulina huaijiensis isolate GDHJ02 chromosome 6, ASM1229523v2, whole genome shotgun sequence, a single window of DNA contains:
- the LOC140979351 gene encoding early nodulin-like protein 17 → MATSSSLILQLSVALLCLLLHSAAATDHIVGANKGWNPGVNYTLWANNHTFYVGDLISFRYQKTQYNVFEVNQTGYDNCTVESATGNWSSGKDFIPLNEAKRYYFICGTGGCFSGMKVTVLVHALPPPPTAALAGGPKGSSAPATALVGGWDLIGAVLSGLFTTWFGFGLF, encoded by the exons ATGGCCACCTCATCTTCCCTTATCCTCCAACTCTCCGTCGCTTTGCTCTGCCTCCTCCTCCACTCCGCCGCAGCGACGGACCACATTGTCGGTGCCAATAAGGGATGGAACCCCGGCGTGAACTATACTCTTTGGGCCAACAACCATACGTTCTACGTGGGCGACCTCATTT CATTTAGGTACCAGAAAACACAGTACAATGTGTTTGAAGTGAACCAGACAGGGTACGATAACTGCACCGTCGAAAGCGCGACGGGGAATTGGAGCAGCGGGAAGGACTTCATCCCTCTCAACGAGGCGAAGAGGTACTATTTCATTTGTGGGACTGGGGGATGCTTCAGCGGCATGAAGGTCACTGTGCTCGTCCACGCGCTTCCGCCGCCGCCGACAGCTGCCTTGGCTGGGGGCCCTAAGGGTTCTTCTGCTCCGGCGACGGCGCTTGTTGGTGGATGGGACTTGATTGGAGCTGTTTTGAGTGGCTTGTTCACGACATGGTTTGGATTTGGGCTGTTCTAG
- the LOC140978684 gene encoding chaperone protein dnaJ 8, chloroplastic-like produces MAAAVCCTSTSNSWGQLKDSNSSLRNLRNNNSKKKVRVSCVSSSHAVSDPYETLRIDPGASESEVKKAFRRLALQYHPDVCRGNNCGVQFHHISEAYNVVMRNLREPEVETYDSEVDEGMVDQEWDLWEEWMGWEGAGIRDYSSHINPYI; encoded by the exons atggCCGCTGCTGTGTGTTGTACTTCTACATCTAATTCGTGGGGTCAATTGAAAGACTCTAATTCATCGCTGAGAAATTTGAGGAATAATAATAGCAAGAAAAAAGTCAGGGTGTCGTGTGTTTCTTCCTCGCATGCTGTCAGTGATCCGTACGAGACGCTGAGAATCGACCCTGGTGCTTCTGAATCTGAGGTGAAGAAGGCATTTAGACGCCTCGCTCTTCAG TATCATCCTGATGTATGCCGAGGAAACAACTGCGGAGTCCAGTTTCACCACATCAGTGAGGCTTATAAT GTTGTGATGAGAAATTTGAGAGAACCAGAGGTGGAGACGTACGATTCGGAGGTGGACGAGGGGATGGTAGATCAAGAATGGGATCTTTGGGAAGAATGGATGGGATGGGAAGGAGCCGGGATTCGGGACTATTCATCCCACATCAATCCTTATATCTGA